In Psychrobacter sp. JCM 18902, a single window of DNA contains:
- a CDS encoding PD40 domain-containing protein gives MSKMLVSKSFVNIRMITNITALTTFILLTGCQTLPSTMSKTMQAPANNMSASNPLTARMSAIDRQGRIAYVEEQGVGAEKMSTLYSIRPDGSDRQLIDQLNGYIYAPAWSADGQLLAYSKQAPRQHPKIYIYDRKSNIRNLVVNAEGSNMSASFSPDGQKLLYSSTVGGNADIYEMRLSDGKTTQLTTLPSTEVQPSYASDGQSFVYTSDKVRAGRPRIYRYNFETASATPVLTSGYVASPQLSLDGQRMAYLNGRKAAVMTLATGQVINLAETGLDEPARLSPSAQYAVYPTKLSQVGGQNGGSLVIHSLSGNTSYAIGSKVGGVVRSPIWGR, from the coding sequence ATGTCAAAAATGCTTGTATCAAAATCATTCGTCAATATACGAATGATAACTAATATCACCGCACTAACGACTTTTATTTTGTTGACGGGTTGTCAGACCTTGCCTAGTACGATGTCTAAAACGATGCAAGCACCTGCTAATAATATGAGTGCGAGCAATCCACTAACGGCGCGAATGTCAGCGATAGATCGGCAAGGGCGCATTGCCTATGTCGAGGAGCAAGGAGTCGGAGCTGAAAAGATGTCGACGCTTTATAGCATTCGTCCTGATGGTAGTGATCGTCAGTTAATCGATCAGCTTAATGGTTATATTTATGCGCCAGCGTGGTCAGCTGATGGGCAACTGCTGGCATATAGTAAACAAGCGCCGCGCCAGCATCCTAAGATTTATATCTATGATCGCAAAAGCAACATCCGCAACCTTGTGGTAAATGCTGAAGGCAGCAATATGTCAGCGTCGTTCTCACCTGATGGGCAAAAACTTCTCTATAGCTCAACTGTCGGCGGCAATGCTGATATCTATGAGATGCGTCTGAGCGATGGTAAGACCACACAGCTCACTACGTTACCGAGCACGGAAGTACAGCCAAGCTACGCCAGTGATGGGCAAAGTTTTGTCTATACCAGTGATAAAGTCCGCGCTGGACGTCCACGTATCTATCGCTATAACTTCGAGACTGCTAGTGCCACGCCGGTGCTAACAAGTGGCTATGTCGCCAGTCCGCAACTGAGCTTGGACGGTCAGCGCATGGCATATCTCAATGGTCGTAAGGCTGCGGTGATGACGCTGGCTACAGGGCAAGTTATCAATCTAGCAGAGACTGGATTGGATGAACCAGCACGTCTGTCACCATCTGCACAGTATGCTGTCTATCCGACAAAGCTTTCACAAGTGGGCGGTCAAAATGGCGGCAGCTTGGTCATTCACTCATTATCTGGTAATACAAGTTATGCGATCGGCAGTAAGGTGGGCGGAGTTGTGCGCTCGCCGATATGGGGACGCTAA
- a CDS encoding DNA repair ATPase: MADTQNSTNSDSNDNANQANQTDQAVASGNAYELIKKRLTEQGGRLEQQTQTLNNARLEEFGSTQMQVIARTRIRTEYNCVAQDMVQVGDYLLFGYNVFMGLKRASNIKDVLSLYRLNEPVGNEEEYQLEEVDLKGTFLAQDAFVQDFNELYRYYKQTRLIQITVKDSKLLLAFQIGERITDIRVFRFALDFSQGTPESAQVAYVDNRGERDIELPPAYDFDWIDTTRDQMVNGKYPHMNILDTIFVETVGGDLTIKIEDNTQSGQGIYSEPVNDRTQSLTDAEIAYAKVGSLILLKILPYREEDYRYFVYNTLTEAVLRLDAIGQSCVQLPEDHGIMFPGGYYLQTGEYKLFEANNVGATDLRFKRKIVSPNGEDVLFLFYDRDLGVTGLFPYNLIKKQLANPIYCNGMALAENGRLVLFSDQSEPSRIHPMQIWHTPYASHEYVSELPESTSFYGKIGNKELVRGISDLYSITRLIDNQSVSQKLYEELTNNTSRLFDSYYWLSEPELSEVASSIKEVTATAELVIDEFAKVQSIQKQTQTALADTDTQQSEILRQIRVTSFESASDYVDQLSALRRQKGRLVSLEDLRYLDADKLQALQTQLEEAESELTEKTVLFLSGEEALSSYQGILVDVSERLNTAETNAELKPVLEKIDETAQGLDLLTELLGTLDVADATVRTQIIDDISTIYASLNQSKAKLNHKRKNLGSAEAVAQFGAQFKLFGQSIANALSIANTPEKSDEQMAKLLVQLEELESQFADPETNSGDQFLADIISKREEIYETFENHKQQLLDARNRKAQNLGDGALRMLESIKKRTQSTGVTGFTEEEALNTYFAADGLVQKVRNIAKELQAMDFSVKADDIDARLKAIQIESYKSLKDKSDLFEDGGQIIKLGKHRFSVNTQPLDLTLLSRQQSDGNRVLNLHLTGTDYYEVLNNAELNALRPYWDMNIASESDKVYRAEYLAYSIIESAKSSQDGLTEERLYQSYDATVITLDINGDIDNDSPLSKLVKAYATPRYQLGYDKGIHDHDATLLLMQILPTLREAGLLIYTPQVRALAQLFYWQLNIVQALGLDSLRQFGYDAWLNESVLTRASNWTDRAATAEQLRRALGSDTAKSLLVEDMSQVMLDFVAAHNDGNIGGDTGASIDKGSSVDNGANIFKPSYVQLACEYLVSVMGQSAETSAGANSTVNWQTSQQAQQLCEQLSQTLNSASGSIQATASFDQLQSSISKLGFQLKSAYELLATWFHALLEKTYGGNESANVATDGTNEAGEALSEAQLSEIEEQNTLRKQQLESGRHYVPEAIAVLLTQLNDAQREALVQRLIDSGASFNKGAFNKGLSAKGLGNQGLNSTGASATPSALSFSSITSSATSPPSLTSINNPLNQVQSFERSTGKVSLEIQVNHLLGEHPRIHQQTLTFAVDDFLNRLHHHDTQVIPAYRRYLAMRSEILHDSKETLRLDEFMPRPLSSFVRNRLINESYLPLIGDNLAKQMGTVGEDKRTDLMGILMMISPPGYGKTTLMEYVANRLGLIFMKINCPSLGHDVTSLDPEKAPNATAREELNKINLAFEMGNNVMLYLDDIQHTHAEFLQKFISLGDGTRRIDGVWQGKTKTYDMRGKKFCVVMAGNPYTESGEAFKVPDMLANRADIYNLGDIMSGMEEVFALSYIENSLTSNTVLAPLANRDLADVHRLIKMAKADNANLAQAQSGDLTYPYSTSEINEIVAILRHMFRVQEVILDVNQAYIASASQDDKYRVEPIFKLQGSYRNMNKMTEKLSAVMNESELNQLIDDHYLGESQLLTQGAESNLLKLGEMRGVLTEEEMQRWVQIKADFLRNKAMGGEDGDTGARIVAQLVDLASGFNAISSQFETYLTKNDPEQIARLREAGQQAQLDAQLNAQLESQKILADSVINNAKVVSDSIDNGFEKSLNQLMQIYKNDHNAEKAEGEYLKQNQDVQKALMVQLVNAVEELAQKMANSLSSSLTESLIKNEEHQTVDSDAPDITQQTALMANALKEALAPLTMRMDEKLAIDTSTDQSGKLIVNSLNRLNKIFDDYD; encoded by the coding sequence ATGGCGGACACGCAAAACTCAACAAATTCAGACAGCAATGATAATGCTAATCAAGCCAACCAAACCGATCAGGCAGTTGCTTCAGGCAATGCTTATGAGCTCATCAAAAAACGTCTGACAGAACAAGGCGGCCGTTTAGAGCAGCAGACACAGACGCTAAATAATGCGCGTCTCGAAGAGTTCGGCAGCACCCAAATGCAAGTCATCGCCCGTACTCGTATTCGTACCGAGTACAACTGTGTGGCGCAAGACATGGTACAGGTTGGTGATTATTTGCTATTTGGCTATAACGTTTTTATGGGGCTTAAACGTGCGAGCAATATTAAGGATGTATTGTCGCTATACCGTCTGAATGAGCCAGTTGGTAATGAAGAAGAGTATCAGCTTGAAGAGGTTGATTTAAAAGGGACTTTTTTGGCTCAAGACGCCTTTGTCCAAGACTTCAATGAGCTGTATCGCTATTACAAACAAACGCGCCTGATTCAAATAACGGTGAAAGACAGCAAATTGCTGTTGGCGTTTCAGATTGGCGAGCGTATCACCGATATTCGAGTGTTCCGTTTTGCGCTAGATTTTAGCCAAGGTACGCCAGAGTCGGCGCAAGTCGCTTATGTGGACAACCGAGGCGAGCGTGATATTGAGCTGCCGCCTGCTTATGATTTTGACTGGATTGATACCACCCGTGATCAAATGGTGAATGGCAAATATCCGCATATGAATATCTTAGACACGATATTTGTGGAAACAGTCGGTGGTGATTTGACCATCAAGATTGAGGACAATACGCAGTCCGGTCAGGGTATTTATAGCGAACCGGTCAATGACCGTACCCAGTCGCTGACGGATGCTGAGATTGCGTATGCCAAAGTGGGCAGTCTAATACTGCTTAAGATATTGCCTTATCGTGAAGAGGATTACCGTTATTTCGTTTATAACACCTTGACCGAAGCGGTGCTGCGTTTGGATGCGATTGGACAGTCGTGTGTTCAGCTACCAGAAGACCACGGCATCATGTTTCCGGGTGGTTACTATCTACAGACGGGTGAGTATAAGCTATTCGAGGCCAATAACGTTGGCGCTACTGACTTACGGTTTAAGCGTAAAATTGTATCGCCGAATGGTGAAGATGTTTTATTCTTATTTTACGACAGAGACTTGGGCGTCACGGGGCTGTTTCCTTATAACTTGATTAAAAAGCAATTGGCAAACCCTATCTATTGCAACGGTATGGCCTTGGCTGAGAATGGCCGTTTGGTGCTGTTTAGTGACCAAAGTGAGCCATCTCGTATTCATCCAATGCAGATATGGCACACGCCTTATGCCTCACACGAGTATGTGAGTGAGTTGCCAGAGAGCACGAGTTTTTATGGCAAAATCGGTAATAAAGAATTGGTGCGCGGTATTTCAGATCTGTATAGCATTACTCGCCTGATTGATAATCAAAGCGTCTCTCAAAAGCTCTATGAAGAGCTTACCAATAATACCAGCCGACTCTTTGATAGCTATTATTGGTTGTCTGAGCCTGAACTGAGCGAAGTCGCCAGTAGTATTAAAGAAGTGACAGCCACGGCTGAGCTGGTGATTGATGAGTTCGCCAAAGTACAAAGTATCCAAAAGCAAACCCAAACTGCGCTAGCCGATACGGATACGCAGCAAAGTGAGATTTTGCGGCAGATACGCGTTACTAGCTTTGAGTCGGCCAGTGATTATGTCGATCAGCTGTCAGCATTAAGACGTCAAAAAGGCCGTTTGGTTAGCTTGGAGGATTTGCGCTATTTAGATGCCGATAAGCTACAAGCATTGCAGACGCAGTTAGAAGAAGCTGAGAGCGAGCTGACTGAAAAGACTGTGCTGTTCTTAAGTGGGGAAGAAGCGCTTTCAAGTTACCAAGGTATATTGGTCGATGTCAGTGAGCGTTTAAATACGGCTGAAACCAATGCTGAACTAAAACCCGTTCTAGAAAAAATCGATGAAACAGCGCAAGGGTTAGATTTATTGACCGAGTTGCTAGGCACGCTAGATGTGGCCGATGCTACGGTACGTACGCAAATCATCGATGACATATCGACCATTTATGCCAGCCTGAATCAAAGCAAAGCCAAGCTCAATCATAAACGCAAAAATCTAGGCTCGGCTGAGGCTGTGGCGCAATTTGGTGCGCAGTTTAAGCTGTTTGGGCAGTCGATTGCCAATGCGTTATCCATTGCCAATACTCCTGAGAAATCAGATGAGCAAATGGCAAAGTTGCTAGTACAGTTAGAAGAATTAGAAAGCCAGTTCGCTGATCCAGAGACCAACAGTGGCGATCAGTTTTTGGCCGATATCATCAGTAAGCGTGAAGAGATTTACGAGACCTTTGAAAATCACAAGCAGCAATTGCTCGATGCTCGTAACCGTAAAGCGCAAAACTTAGGTGATGGCGCGCTGCGAATGCTCGAAAGTATCAAGAAGCGGACACAAAGCACTGGCGTCACAGGCTTTACCGAGGAAGAAGCGCTCAATACGTATTTTGCGGCTGATGGTCTGGTACAAAAAGTCCGTAACATCGCAAAAGAGCTACAAGCGATGGACTTTAGCGTCAAAGCCGATGACATCGACGCGCGCCTAAAAGCCATTCAAATCGAGAGTTATAAGAGTCTAAAAGACAAGTCGGATTTGTTTGAAGATGGCGGTCAGATTATTAAACTGGGCAAGCACCGCTTTTCAGTTAATACTCAGCCACTTGATTTGACTTTATTGAGTCGTCAGCAGTCAGATGGCAATCGTGTTTTAAATCTACATCTAACGGGCACAGATTATTATGAAGTGCTTAATAATGCTGAGCTGAACGCCTTACGCCCGTATTGGGATATGAATATTGCCTCCGAGTCTGACAAGGTATATCGCGCCGAGTACTTAGCCTATAGCATTATCGAAAGTGCTAAGAGCAGTCAAGACGGACTAACCGAAGAACGTTTATATCAATCATACGATGCGACGGTTATTACCCTCGATATTAATGGTGATATTGATAATGACAGCCCATTGTCCAAACTGGTCAAAGCTTACGCCACTCCTCGCTATCAGCTCGGCTATGACAAAGGCATTCATGACCATGATGCTACGTTGTTACTGATGCAAATACTACCAACGCTGCGCGAAGCAGGGCTGCTGATTTATACCCCGCAAGTACGTGCGTTGGCGCAGTTATTTTACTGGCAGCTCAATATCGTACAAGCGCTGGGCTTAGACAGCTTACGCCAGTTTGGTTATGACGCTTGGTTAAATGAATCCGTGCTGACGCGCGCGAGCAACTGGACGGATAGAGCTGCGACCGCCGAGCAACTGCGCCGTGCATTGGGCAGTGATACGGCTAAGTCTTTACTAGTCGAAGATATGAGCCAAGTGATGCTTGACTTTGTCGCCGCTCATAATGATGGCAATATTGGTGGTGATACCGGTGCTAGCATCGATAAAGGTAGTAGCGTTGATAATGGCGCTAATATCTTCAAACCAAGCTATGTCCAGCTTGCTTGCGAGTATTTAGTGAGCGTGATGGGGCAGTCGGCTGAAACTAGTGCAGGCGCAAACAGCACAGTAAACTGGCAAACCAGCCAGCAAGCGCAGCAGTTATGTGAGCAGCTAAGCCAAACGCTAAATAGCGCCTCAGGTAGCATACAAGCAACGGCCAGTTTTGATCAACTACAGTCTTCTATTAGCAAGCTTGGATTCCAACTCAAATCAGCCTATGAGCTATTGGCAACCTGGTTCCATGCATTACTTGAGAAAACTTATGGTGGGAATGAATCGGCTAACGTAGCGACTGATGGTACCAATGAAGCAGGTGAAGCACTCAGCGAAGCTCAGCTTTCTGAGATTGAAGAACAAAACACGCTACGCAAACAGCAGTTAGAAAGTGGCCGTCATTATGTGCCGGAGGCGATAGCCGTTTTACTCACTCAATTGAACGATGCTCAACGTGAAGCTTTGGTGCAACGATTGATTGATTCAGGTGCTAGCTTCAATAAAGGGGCTTTTAATAAAGGGCTAAGTGCTAAAGGATTGGGCAATCAAGGTTTAAACAGTACAGGCGCAAGTGCCACGCCATCTGCCTTATCATTTTCCTCAATTACCTCGTCGGCTACGTCACCGCCTTCATTGACCAGTATCAATAACCCGCTCAATCAAGTGCAAAGCTTTGAGCGTAGCACGGGTAAAGTATCGCTTGAAATACAAGTGAATCATCTACTAGGTGAGCATCCGCGTATTCATCAGCAGACCTTAACCTTTGCCGTTGATGACTTCTTAAATCGTCTGCATCATCATGATACCCAAGTCATCCCTGCCTATAGACGTTATTTGGCCATGCGCTCAGAGATTTTGCATGATTCAAAAGAGACGTTGCGACTGGACGAGTTCATGCCACGTCCATTGTCTTCATTTGTGCGTAATCGTCTGATTAATGAGAGCTACCTGCCACTCATCGGTGACAATCTTGCCAAACAGATGGGTACGGTCGGCGAGGATAAGCGTACCGATTTGATGGGTATTCTCATGATGATATCGCCACCAGGGTATGGTAAGACCACCTTGATGGAGTATGTGGCAAACCGTCTGGGCCTTATCTTTATGAAGATTAACTGTCCGTCACTCGGTCATGATGTGACGTCTTTAGATCCCGAAAAAGCGCCCAATGCCACCGCACGAGAAGAGCTGAATAAAATCAACTTAGCCTTTGAGATGGGCAATAACGTCATGCTCTATCTTGATGATATTCAGCATACGCATGCGGAATTTTTGCAGAAGTTTATCTCATTGGGTGATGGTACACGTCGTATCGATGGCGTCTGGCAAGGTAAAACCAAAACTTATGACATGCGCGGCAAAAAGTTCTGCGTGGTCATGGCGGGTAACCCGTATACCGAGAGCGGCGAAGCTTTTAAAGTGCCAGACATGCTCGCCAACCGTGCCGATATCTACAACTTAGGCGATATCATGAGCGGTATGGAAGAAGTGTTTGCGCTCAGTTATATCGAAAACTCGCTCACTTCTAACACCGTTCTCGCGCCACTCGCCAACCGTGATTTGGCAGATGTGCATCGTCTCATCAAAATGGCGAAAGCGGACAATGCGAATCTTGCCCAAGCCCAAAGCGGTGATTTGACGTATCCGTATAGCACTTCAGAGATTAATGAAATTGTCGCGATCTTGCGTCATATGTTTAGGGTTCAAGAGGTTATTCTAGACGTTAACCAAGCGTATATTGCTTCTGCCTCGCAAGATGACAAGTACCGCGTTGAGCCGATATTTAAGCTGCAAGGCAGTTATCGTAATATGAATAAAATGACCGAAAAGCTGTCGGCGGTCATGAATGAAAGCGAGCTGAACCAGCTGATAGATGATCACTATCTGGGCGAGTCACAGCTACTGACCCAAGGCGCAGAGAGTAATCTGCTCAAGCTTGGTGAGATGCGCGGCGTCTTGACCGAAGAAGAAATGCAGCGTTGGGTGCAAATCAAAGCAGACTTCTTGCGTAACAAAGCCATGGGCGGTGAAGATGGCGATACGGGCGCGCGTATCGTTGCCCAGTTGGTCGACTTGGCCAGTGGTTTCAATGCCATCAGTAGCCAGTTTGAGACATACTTAACCAAAAATGACCCAGAGCAAATCGCTCGCTTACGAGAAGCAGGTCAACAAGCACAACTCGATGCCCAGCTAAACGCTCAATTAGAGTCACAAAAAATACTCGCCGATAGCGTGATCAATAATGCCAAAGTCGTTAGCGATAGTATCGACAATGGCTTTGAGAAAAGTCTGAATCAGCTGATGCAAATATATAAGAATGATCACAATGCTGAAAAGGCAGAAGGCGAGTATCTTAAGCAAAACCAAGACGTACAAAAAGCACTGATGGTGCAGCTGGTCAATGC
- a CDS encoding flotillin family protein — protein MDTLIIVGVVVVLAFVFMMVALLMLKAFYFKVEQGKALIINGVSKIAVRFDGGFVWPVINKKELMRISLITLEVDRRGKEGLICADNMRADITVAFYLRVNETEEDVLKVAKSVGVERASDKVAVNELFNAKFSEALKTVGKQIDFVKLFENRSEFRDSIVQEIGNDLNGYVLEDVAIDYLEQTPKISLDSSNILDAEGIKKITQLTAFQNVITNELERDEELAVKKKNVETREAMLELERQQADAEAKQQREISSVIARETAETRKIEEEERKKSETAVISVEQDLAIQRENQQREIEVAGQNRLRAVVIEEEKVTRARDLEIVSREREVDLQRIEAERAIELEKKEIANVIRERIAVDKTVAQEEERIKEVREISEAERSKQTRVLAAEADAEEIKVRQVKKAEAEELSAKHKAVEITTLAAANLEASAKDSEAKIKMAEGIKAEESAHGFAEAAIQEVKAASLEKEGIAKANVIKATGQAEAQSDREKGMADAEVIAARGESTARAEREKGMADAQVIAARGESNAKAEREVGLAKAEVTRAHFQAEADGLVEKFNAMGSMSKEAREHEEFRMSLETALQEALASIDAGKEIAKENAEVLAVALQKAKIDIVGGEAHFFDNFAKSLSIGKAIDGLAGKSDTLSGIINGVMASQAMKSNQKNDDKTTY, from the coding sequence ATGGACACACTCATTATCGTCGGCGTGGTTGTAGTGCTGGCGTTTGTTTTTATGATGGTCGCACTATTAATGCTCAAAGCCTTTTACTTTAAGGTCGAGCAGGGCAAAGCACTCATTATTAACGGTGTGAGTAAAATTGCCGTACGTTTTGATGGTGGTTTTGTTTGGCCAGTCATCAACAAAAAAGAATTGATGCGCATATCGCTCATCACGTTAGAAGTGGACAGACGCGGTAAAGAAGGTTTGATTTGCGCAGACAACATGCGTGCTGATATCACCGTGGCATTTTATTTACGCGTCAATGAAACCGAAGAAGATGTGCTAAAAGTCGCCAAATCGGTTGGGGTTGAGCGTGCATCAGATAAAGTCGCTGTCAACGAGCTGTTTAATGCTAAGTTCTCAGAAGCCTTAAAAACAGTTGGTAAACAGATTGATTTCGTCAAACTGTTTGAAAATCGCAGCGAGTTTCGTGACAGCATCGTTCAAGAAATTGGTAACGATCTGAATGGTTATGTCTTAGAAGATGTGGCGATTGATTACTTAGAGCAAACGCCAAAAATATCGTTAGACTCAAGTAATATCTTAGATGCTGAAGGTATCAAAAAGATTACTCAATTAACGGCCTTTCAAAACGTCATCACCAACGAGCTTGAGCGTGATGAAGAGCTGGCTGTTAAGAAAAAGAATGTCGAAACCAGAGAGGCGATGTTAGAGCTTGAGCGTCAGCAAGCCGATGCCGAAGCCAAACAGCAACGTGAAATCTCGTCAGTGATTGCACGCGAAACAGCTGAAACTCGCAAGATTGAAGAAGAAGAGCGTAAAAAGTCTGAAACGGCTGTTATCTCGGTTGAGCAGGATTTGGCCATTCAGCGTGAGAATCAGCAACGTGAAATCGAAGTAGCAGGGCAAAATCGTCTGCGTGCGGTCGTCATTGAAGAAGAGAAAGTGACGCGTGCCCGTGATTTAGAAATCGTCTCTCGTGAGCGTGAAGTTGACTTGCAACGTATCGAAGCTGAACGTGCGATTGAGCTTGAGAAAAAAGAAATAGCCAACGTCATTCGTGAACGTATCGCAGTGGACAAAACCGTTGCGCAAGAAGAAGAGCGTATCAAAGAAGTCCGCGAAATTAGCGAAGCTGAGCGTTCTAAGCAAACACGTGTGCTAGCAGCAGAAGCCGATGCGGAAGAAATCAAAGTACGTCAGGTGAAAAAAGCCGAAGCAGAAGAGCTGTCTGCCAAGCATAAAGCCGTCGAAATCACTACGCTTGCTGCTGCGAATCTTGAAGCATCTGCCAAAGATTCAGAAGCCAAAATTAAAATGGCCGAAGGTATCAAGGCAGAAGAGTCAGCACATGGCTTCGCTGAAGCGGCTATCCAAGAAGTTAAAGCGGCTTCTTTGGAAAAAGAAGGCATTGCGAAAGCCAATGTTATCAAAGCGACTGGACAAGCTGAAGCACAATCAGATCGTGAAAAAGGCATGGCAGATGCTGAGGTTATCGCGGCTCGTGGCGAATCTACCGCTAGAGCTGAGCGTGAAAAAGGCATGGCAGATGCTCAAGTCATCGCGGCTCGCGGTGAGTCAAATGCCAAAGCAGAACGTGAAGTTGGATTGGCAAAAGCCGAAGTTACTCGTGCACATTTCCAAGCCGAAGCAGATGGTCTGGTTGAGAAATTCAATGCCATGGGTAGCATGAGCAAAGAGGCACGTGAGCACGAAGAGTTCCGTATGAGTCTTGAGACAGCCTTGCAAGAAGCATTGGCATCAATTGATGCTGGTAAAGAAATTGCGAAAGAAAATGCTGAAGTATTGGCAGTTGCGTTACAGAAAGCCAAAATCGATATTGTTGGCGGCGAAGCGCATTTCTTTGACAACTTTGCCAAGTCACTGTCTATCGGTAAAGCCATTGATGGCCTAGCGGGTAAGTCAGACACATTGAGCGGTATCATCAATGGTGTGATGGCCAGTCAAGCCATGAAATCAAACCAGAAAAATGATGATAAAACGACTTATTAA